Proteins from one Microbacterium hatanonis genomic window:
- a CDS encoding DUF4192 family protein → MTPIFKATTAADFLALVPRLAGFSPSRSLVLVPFAGNRTLGVMRLDLPDDTDDVERMASTFIGLICRIATADALAPVVYTDAAFAESEGLPHDRLMSALLARADICGLDVRDALCVASDGWGSYIDPGCPPEGRDLAELRLDRAELDDLPLDPGDQSTGHTLPPVDLAEKERVGRALHDLSFAVSVLQNETWADPDVPDDPARIDPRALAAAEALDDLPLLLEDALDWDPSRLDAFQIATLGWSLARPALRDIALTQWCRDLEAGDRAAEAQLRWQDGETYPDELASSMWGEGPRPDPERLGLALELSRRVAAAVPREDRPGALAACAWLSWALGRSTHAAAYAGEAVKIDPAHGLSEIVLTFVANAHLPEWVFERPVPHGPVTQVI, encoded by the coding sequence CCACCACCGCCGCCGACTTCCTCGCCCTGGTCCCCCGTCTCGCGGGTTTCTCCCCCTCGCGAAGCCTCGTCCTCGTGCCGTTCGCGGGCAATCGCACGCTCGGCGTGATGCGACTCGACCTCCCCGACGACACCGACGACGTGGAACGGATGGCGTCCACCTTCATCGGCCTCATCTGTCGGATCGCAACCGCCGACGCCCTGGCACCCGTGGTCTACACCGACGCCGCCTTCGCCGAGTCCGAGGGCCTCCCCCACGACCGCCTGATGAGCGCTCTCCTCGCCCGGGCCGACATCTGCGGTCTCGACGTGCGTGACGCGCTCTGCGTCGCGTCCGACGGCTGGGGCTCCTACATCGATCCGGGATGCCCGCCGGAGGGGCGAGACCTCGCCGAGCTCCGCCTGGACCGCGCGGAGCTCGACGACCTCCCCCTCGACCCGGGAGATCAGTCCACCGGCCACACGCTGCCACCGGTCGACCTCGCCGAGAAGGAACGCGTCGGACGCGCACTTCACGACCTGTCCTTCGCGGTGTCGGTGCTGCAGAACGAGACCTGGGCCGACCCCGACGTGCCCGATGATCCCGCGCGGATCGACCCGCGCGCCCTCGCGGCCGCGGAGGCGCTCGACGACCTCCCCCTCCTCCTCGAGGACGCCCTCGACTGGGATCCGTCCCGTCTCGACGCCTTCCAGATCGCGACCCTCGGGTGGTCGCTCGCTCGGCCCGCGCTGCGCGACATCGCCCTCACGCAGTGGTGCCGTGACCTTGAGGCCGGAGACCGTGCCGCCGAGGCGCAGCTGCGGTGGCAGGACGGCGAGACGTATCCCGACGAGCTCGCGTCGTCGATGTGGGGCGAAGGGCCTCGGCCCGATCCGGAGAGGCTGGGCCTCGCCCTCGAGCTGTCGAGGCGGGTCGCCGCCGCCGTTCCGCGCGAGGATCGGCCGGGAGCGCTGGCCGCGTGCGCATGGCTGTCCTGGGCGCTCGGGCGATCGACTCACGCGGCCGCCTACGCCGGGGAGGCCGTGAAGATCGACCCCGCTCACGGTCTCAGCGAGATCGTGCTGACCTTCGTCGCGAACGCGCACCTGCCCGAGTGGGTCTTCGAACGCCCGGTGCCGCACGGGCCGGTGACGCAGGTGATCTGA